One window of Fusarium keratoplasticum isolate Fu6.1 chromosome 2, whole genome shotgun sequence genomic DNA carries:
- a CDS encoding MFS domain-containing protein gives MVPKEHDGSAGAVPVVIQTLQVNNLRKVGILVVMNTVALVQAFDATCICVTLPALAKELDASFSESLSMGSVFLLATAISQPIFAELAHVIGRRPAYIASLTIFISGTILCGAARNSLTLLAGRAVQGVGSGGPQALSGMILADLFPIRERSRWVAYQNVSWALGTIAGPLVGGAFVENVDSNWRWIFWCTLPFLGGSFVGCIFMLGYDSDQRNWRLIKDLDWIGILLFAISSVSILLPLTWGGSRFPWKSAQVLVPIGVSIVSFVALGAYERVAKKPMFRQSLFRNRSTILQFINAMIHGIIMWMVLYYLAVFFLGVKGKSPLMTGVWALPATVTVAPVAAVVGIVAYKTGKYQGFMIGGWGLLIAILGAMTVLDQDTTTHTTLIIILLLGIAMGLLIPVMSIGVQATVEEGDVGHAISMIYALRTMGQCLGIAIGITVFSSQLKTELKSMNQDTDHANNAMKLIKVSIEQGGFGHERMTEAVVMALKHLWATGSALAGLAFILGLFARCPKLPKNPEDHVEQSTGFPAAPIGRVCAVSMTRDIRSRSQV, from the exons ATGGTGCCCAAGGAACATGATGGCTCTGCTGGAGCAGTTCCAGTAGTCATCCAGACCCTCCAGGTCAACAACCTCAGGAAGGTGGGCATCCTGGTGGTGATGAACACAGTCGCCCTTGTTCAGGCATTCGACGCGACATGCATCTGTGTCACTCTTCCA GCTCTCGCAAAAGAACTCGATGCCTCCTTTTCCGAAAGTCTGAGCATGGGCTCAGTCTTTCTCCTCGCAACAGCCATATCCCAACCAATCTTTGCCGAACTCGCCCACGTCATCGGTCGAAGACCAGCGTACATTGCCTCCCTAACCATCTTCATATCGGGGACAATTCTCTGCGGCGCCGCTCGAAACAGTTTGACGCTCCTGGCAGGCCGGGCAGTACAAGGAGTCGGCTCTGGAGGACCACAAGCGTTATCAGGCATGATATTGGCTGACCTCTTCCCTATTCGTGAAAGATCTCGATGGGTGGCGTATCAGAATGTATCATGGGCTCTGGGAACGATTGCTGGGCCCCTTGTTGGAGGTGCATTCGTTGAGAACGTGGACTCGAACTGG AGATGGATCTTTTGGTGCACCCTTCCTTTCCTCGGCGGCAGCTTCGTTGGATGTATCTTCATGCTCGGGTACGACAGCGACCAGCGTAATTGGAGACTCATCAAGGATCTCGACTGGATTGGCATCCTTCTTTTTGCAATATCCTCGGTTTCTATCCTCCTGCCGTTGACCTGGGGCGGTTCCCGGTTCCCATGGAAATCGGCTCAAGTTCTCGTTCCCATTGGGGTCTCCATCGTCAGCTTCGTGGCTCTAGGAGCATACGAAAGGGTAGCAAAGAAGCCCATGTTCCGGCAAAGCCTATTTCGAAACCGTTCAACCATCTTGCagttcatcaacgccatgatTCATGGCATTATCATGTGGATGGTCTTGTACTATCttgccgtcttcttccttggcgTTAAAGGCAAGTCGCCTCTGATGACCGGGGTATGGGCCCTTCCTGCGACTGTGACCGTCGCGCCGGTGGCTGCCGTCGTGGGGATAGTTGCATACAAGACGGGCAAATATCAGGGCTTCATGATAGGTGGCTGGGGtcttctcatcgccatccttggCGCCATGACCGTCCTAGACCAAGACACAACAACTCATACCACCCTCATCATAATCCTGTTGCTAGGGATAGCGATGGGTTTGCTGATCCCAGTCATGTCGATCGGTGTTCAGGCCACAGTCGAGGAGGGGGATGTTGGGCATGCCATTAGCATGATATATGCCCTACGAACTATGGGTCAGTGCCTCGGTATTGCCATAGGGATCACCGTCTTTTCCAGCCAGCTCAAGACGGAGCTCAAGAGCATGAACCAGGACACGGATCACGCCAACAACGCCATGAAACTTATCAAGGTCTCCATCGAACAGGGGGGATTCGGCCACGAGAGAATGACTGAGGCCGTTGTCATGGCTCTGAAGCATCTCTGGGCGACAGGGAGTGCATTGGCTGGTCTGGCATTCATCCTGGGACTCTTTGCAAGATGTCCTAAGCTTCCAAAGAACCCAGAGGATCATGTCGAGCAGTCCACTGGATTCCCTGCCGCCCCGATAGGCCGAGTCTGTGCAGTTTCGATGACCAGGGATATTCGCAGTCGGAGCCAAGTTTGA